The following are from one region of the Cyclopterus lumpus isolate fCycLum1 chromosome 21, fCycLum1.pri, whole genome shotgun sequence genome:
- the LOC117750527 gene encoding aurora kinase-like, translating to MSKVLRKLFKAEEKDVVPGEGNTAVMQDEESPQRGDSRRLDPILDLIPRKDELTSSSEDISVVPGGLKRKSTEDGEILQREKSRRLDPMLDPIPDLILDPMLDPILDLIPCEYEFPSTSEDISVVPGGLKRKRTEDGEILQREKSRRLDPMLDPIPDLILDPMLDPILDLIPCEYEFPSTSEDISVVPGGLKRKRTEDGESLQREKSRRLDPILDPMLDPILCDAELPSTSEDTESRNPPEAALSARSADDGPVQKDDLVPDPSAMFKAKYQQQEKLGEGGYGCVYAGYRREDNLPVAIKHIMIDEELLFHEDSDGLQIPMEVAVLRKLEAQSEQHSASIDLLDWYVVDQELILVLERPMPAVDLFDYIQDKGGYLKEKEAKIIMKQLVDAAIDLQEKHIFHRDIKTENLLIETGMKLPRVRVIDFGLSCFGEEDDVYSTFYGTDVPPEWASRQEYKAGPTTVFQIGMVLFYMRKKVSFRPGMTFVKLNETKWLSNNGKDFFKACICEDPDTRFTLDQLKHHRWLR from the exons ATGTCTAAAGTATTAAGAAAGCTCTTCAAAGCTGAGGAGAAGGACGTCGTCCCTGGAGAAGGGAATACAGCAGTAATGCAAGATGAGGAAAGCCCACAGAGGGGGGACAGcaggagactggaccccatcctggaccTCATCCCCCGTAAAGATGAGTTGACTTCCAGTTCAGAGGACATTAGTGTCGTCCCTGGAGGACTAAAGAGGAAAAGCacagaagatggggaaatcctacaaagggagaaaagcaggagactggaccccatgctggaccccatcccggacctcatcctggaccccatgctggaccccatcctggaccTCATCCCCTGTGAATATGAGTTTCCGTCCACCTCAGAGGACATTAGTGTCGTCCCTGGAGGACTAAAGAGGAAACgaacagaagatggggaaatcctacaaagggagaaaagcaggagactggaccccatgctggaccccatcccggacctcatcctggaccccatgctggaccccatcctggaccTCATCCCCTGTGAATATGAGTTTCCGTCCACCTCAGAGGACATTAGTGTCGTCCCTGGAGGACTAAAGAGGAAACgaacagaagatggggaaagcctacaaagggagaaaagcaggagactggaccccatcctggaccCCATGCTGGACCCCATCCTCTGTGACGCTGAGTTGCCGTCCAcctcagaggacactg AAAGCAGAAACCCACCCGAGGCGGCTCTGAGCGCGAGAAGCGCCGATGATGGACCGGTTCAGAAGGACGACCTAGTTCCAGACCCGTCAGCCATGTTTAAGGCCAAGTACCAGCAGCAGGAGAAACTTGGCGAAGGAGGATATGGATGCGTGTATGCTGGCTATCGCAGAGAGGATAATCTTCCT GTCGCCATCAAGCATATTATGATAGACGAAGAGCTCCTCTTTCACGAAGACAGTGATGGGCTCCAGATCCCCATGGAGGTTGCTGTCCTAAGGAAGCTAGAGGCCCAATCAGAGCAGCATTCAGCATCCATTGACCTACTGGACTGGTATGTTGTGGACCAggagctgatcctggtgctggagagaccgATGCCGGCCGTAGACCTCTTCGACTACATTCAAGACAAAGGAGGCTActtgaaggaaaaggaagctaag attaTAATGAAGCAGTTGGTGGATGCAGCCATTGACCTCCAggagaagcacattttccaccggGACATCAAGACGGAAAATCTCCTTATTGAGACCGGCATGAAGTTGCCACGAGTTCGCGTCATCGACTTCGGTCTGAGCTGCTTCGGCGAAGAAGACGACGTCTATAGCACCTTCTATG GTACTGACGTCCCCCCAGAGTGGGCCAGTCGGCAGGAATACAAAGCCGGACCCACGACAGTATTCCAGATAGGAATGGTCCTGTTCTACATGCGAAAAAAGGTGTCATTTAGACCGGGGATGACCTTTGTGAAGCTGAATGAGACCAAGTGGCTTTCCAAca ATGGCAAAGATTTCTTTAAGGCGTGTATATGTGAGGACCCGGATACTCGTTTCACCCTGGACCAGCTGAAGCATCACCGgtggctgagatag